A single window of Liolophura sinensis isolate JHLJ2023 chromosome 6, CUHK_Ljap_v2, whole genome shotgun sequence DNA harbors:
- the LOC135469011 gene encoding uncharacterized protein LOC135469011, with protein sequence MAVQILPITRKKRVIDKYNPDTFRVISTEAEGLHRPLPASSATQLPLYDELQVQKPTPYVYDRETQVLPKGLPDYRANRPHPEATDFLRHNVLFLNEPVCSVHTGETQADQGSWWPSRTSDKPLEAPSYTVNTTFRQDFRKRKGVTPAATRHSSNPNKEPSKGAVPVNFLRGADGKQTLWKEGLSYEHQYNSRLDPSYPIRGKRHGAFVWDKMNPEDSQRFIDHYSSLAKQERDVANNQCAQATCSTENCSVTWPPSNGSRETTQGQTHTYIQNGTAESSSKCQNNNNVFQEAKNMPSRRQSVTLATSCGMTADLPPVDQ encoded by the exons ATGGCGGTGCAGATTCTTCCAATAACAAGAAAGAAGAGAGTCATCGACAAGTACAA CCCCGACACCTTTCGTGTGATCAGCACAGAGGCAGAAGGTTTGCACAGACCACTCCCAGCAAGCTCCGCGACTCAGCTTCCTTTGTACGATGAACTTCAAGTACAGAAACCAACACCGTACGTATATGACAGAGAAACACAGGTTCTACCTAAAGGCCTGCCAGACTACAGGGCTAACCGTCCCCACCCTGAAGCCACAGATTTCCTCCGTCATAACGTCCTCTTCCTGAATGAACCTGTGTGTAGCGTACACACAGGGGAGACACAGGCGGATCAGGGAAGCTGGTGGCCATCACGGACCTCTGACAAACCTCTGGAGGCTCCGTCTTATACGGTCAACACCACATTCAGGCAGGATTTCAGAAAGCGAAAAGGTGTCACGCCAGCAGCTACCAGACACTCCTCAAACCCCAACAAAGAGCCCTCCAAAGGAGCAG TGCCAGTGAATTTTCTCAGAGGAGCTGATGGAAAACAGACACTGTGGAAAGAAGGGTTGTCCTATGAACATCAGTATAACAGTCGCCTTGATCCATCTTATCCAATTAGAGGAAAG AGACATGGAGCATTTGTGTGGGACAAAATGAACCCGGAGGACAGTCAGCGATTTATCGACCATTACAGTAGTCTAGCGAAACAAGAGAGGGACGTAGCGAACAATCAGTGTGCTCAAGCCACATGCAGTACAGAAAACTGCAGCGTAACCTGGCCACCAAGTAATggatcaagggagacaactcaagggcagacacatacatacatccagAATGGAACTGCAGAATCCAgttcaaaatgtcaaaacaaCAATAATGTATTTCAGGAAGCCAAAAATATGCCATCCAGGCGTCAGTCTGTAACCTTGGCAACTAGCTGTGGAATGACAGCTGACCTGCCCCCAGTAGATCAATAG
- the LOC135468855 gene encoding spermatogenesis-associated protein 17-like has translation MATMVRLLSQVDGIIEDTYRRKNEAEENRELEYKSIVRIQAWYRATVTRAYLKHLFRLATTIQRTWRGFLGRRYFRGLVKDRVFQMKLNHYNAMATKVQKYWRGFYTRKYVFNYYSRKRYLEALQLKNQQVRSDLQEFAEQQQAIERRQKEIAERQQREHLARKTHHLVSTIAMPGIYNSPFRPYPMDMEYLLQSVKPLPVEKKSSPEHSYDPSWKGYNLPRPQQLPPLPQKPQGPFREPADVQKQRYKPFQQSLRVETSFTSLEQARQALKNKEWVDRVNDDIFMPFSKGTDQYQPLLHSSSMYGHIPYGTKYFREEHIDKFVVKQNFKSLVPPIPIFEKLNDTYSRGQV, from the exons ATGGCCACCATGGTGAGACTGCTATCACAGGTGGATGGTATTATTGAGGACACGTATCGACGGAAAAA TGAAGCAGAAGAAAATCGGGAGCTGGAATATAAATCCATTGTGAGAATACAGGCTTGGTATAGAGCTACTGTTACAAGGGCTTATCTGAA ACATTTGTTCAGGTTAGCCACAACAATACAAAGAACATGGAGAGGGTTTCTGGGCAGAAGATACTTTAGAGGCTTGGTAAAG GACAGAGTTTTCCAGATGAAGTTGAACCATTACAATGCCATGGCCACAAAG GTTCAAAAATATTGGAGAGGATTTTATACCAGAAAGTATGTATTTAACTATTATAGCAGGAAGCGTTACCTGGAAGCACTTCAGCTCAAAAATCAACAAGTCAG ATCTGACCTACAGGAGTTTGCTGAGCAGCAGCAGGCTATTGAGAGGAGACAGAAGGAGATAGCGGAGAGACAGCAGAGAGAGCACCTGGCCAGGAAGACGCACCATCTCGTCAGTACGATAGCCATGCCTGGTATCTACAACTCCCCCTTCAGACC TTACCCCATGGATATGGAGTATTTGTTACAGAGTGTGAAGCCACTACCTGTGGAGAAGAAGTCATCCCCAGAGCATTCGTATGACCCGTCCTGGAAGGGTTACAATTTGCCACGTCCACAACAGCTGCCACCATTACCACAGAAACCACAG GGTCCATTCCGTGAGCCAGCTGATGTACAGAAGCAGAGATACAAGCCATTCCAGCAAAGCCTCAGGGTGGAGACGTCCTTCACATCCCTGGAGCAGGCCAGACAAGCCCTCAAAAATAAGGAGTGGGTGGACAGGGTGAATGATGACAT ATTTATGCCCTTTAGCAAGGGGACTGATCAGTATCAACCTCTGCTACACTCGTCCTCCATGTATGGACATATACCTTATGGAACAAAGTACTTCAGGGAAGAACATATTGACAAGTTTGTTGTGAAGCAG AATTTCAAATCATTGGTTCCTCCCATTCCAATATTTGAGAAGTTGAATGACACGTATTCTCGGGGACAAGTCTAA
- the LOC135468003 gene encoding nuclear pore complex protein Nup107-like has product MDETNAANSREERRQLWGAPLMAESPMVREQFQSKAIRRRSANVNLQKSIQLLNDAVGTPPSKQRGLRTPGGASEQGSILRHSSYTPRNMSLSQMDMTTAHDTLGGASMMDDTMGMTSVTMQLSMTQDMTTTNVALLLNEEPGLAASKGLYGDFMQCFQSSPSEHQVFELIHKYEQVCSDQVMVLKKLITGMAPGQQQYQACEMLSLLEQEKHTWQLIHTLFKDRLETELEREVGQEKMQLDQLDKHRSEKDVIEELYEGDPSVRQVQLVIDWLEHCAAEDRSNGGNIQHFLDKAVSWENTLHRLQTKKPAMSGYERPLVDQLDPDAPIRQNRQLDDLDREDDNRLLQHLFACIRCGQLERAQKICVDAGQAWRAATLEGWRLYHDPNYTSLGPEGEVHPVEGNPYRDVWKSVCWALANEPKLHQYEKATYAALSGNLKALLPVCRTWSDYLWAYLKVMLDTRVEQELRISSVVFRPLAELPAEYLEARYHLEGIFQDIEVAPNDIVKRQASQWYCQLQKHVILGDVDGLLELMHSWTKDEKKSPPPQLIRFLAHFTLFLRSVGQITKEELSYGILEKYVEFLISDQQKNLIATYVATLPQESQVNWYARFLEDVQDKEDRQHCLALASESGLDIPRITKTVVENIRTRQMTGHVSAVDTEFDKATTEEDRQKIEAMDWLVFDSSQRAEALKQANAVMRAFIALSKQSAAREVMEKLPPDSIALVQRSWKLQTGEDELPSEDDNAVREFMCFRAYLDAVDSFNDWFQHFHHGKPPKPDIVPSSNFSERVAFEHRMKQYEAEVGRWKHNLAEHTKTAKDRMYNVLLFPEGWLIDLKESGDEGRVSQLQSLRTLCIPVLCFLLHTVLHNSQLYTQCLQLADIIAAEDRQLYKVFQKEQLQKLLRSLQESSVGLLNQNLDPLGYEML; this is encoded by the exons ATGGACGAGACAAACGCGGCTAACAGCAGGGAAGAAAGAAG GCAGCTATGGGGTGCACCCCTAATGGCAGAGTCACCGATGGTTCGTGAACAATTTCAGAGTAAAGCAATCCGCAGAAGAAGTGCAAATGTCAATTTACAGAAGT CTATTCAGCTGCTGAATGATGCCGTCGGGACTCCTCCTTCTAAGCAGAGAGGGCTGAGGACACCTGGAGGAGCCAGCGAGCAAGGCAGCATTCTGCGACACAGCTCTT ATACACCACGCAACATGTCCCTGTCTCAGATGGACATGACTACTGCCCATGACACTCTGGGTGGGGCCAGTATGATGGATGACACAATGGGTATGACCAGTGTCACAATG caACTCAGTATGACACAGgacatgacaacaacaaatGTGGCGTTGTTGTTGAATGAAGAACCGGGATTGGCTG CCTCCAAGGGGCTTTATGGGGATTTTATGCAGTGTTTTCAGTCCAGCCCCTCGGAGCACCAGGTTTTTGAGCTGATCCACAAGTATGAGCAAGTCTGCTCAGACCAGGTCATGGTGCTCAAAAAGCTTATCACAGGCATGGCGCCTGGACAACAACA ATACCAGGCCTGTGAGATGCTCTCCTTGCTAGAACAGGAAAAGCACACATGGCAGCTCATCCACACCTTGTTCAAGGACCGGCTGGAGACTGAGCTGGAGAGAGAGGTCGGCCAGGAGAAAATGCAACTGGATCAGCTG GACAAGCACAGGAGTGAGAAGGATGTGATAGAAGAATTGTATGAGGGAGACCCCAGTGTACGCCAGGTTCAG CTGGTCATTGATTGGCTAGAACACTGTGCTGCAGAAGATCGCAGTAATGGAGGGAACATTCAGCATTTTTTGGACAAAGCTGTATCATG GGAAAACACACTGCATAGATTACAGACCAAGAAGCCAGCGATGTCAGGTTATGAACGGCCTCTAGTGGACCAGCTG GACCCTGATGCTCCGATACGACAAAACCGTCAGCTGGATGACCTGGACAGAGAAGATGACAATCGATTGTTACAACATTTGTTTGCCTGCATTCGCTGCGGACAGCTGGAGAGG GCTCAGAAGATTTGTGTGGATGCTGGTCAGGCTTGGAGAGCAGCTACACTGGAGGGGTGGAGACTTTATCATGACCCTAACTACACAAGCCTAGGTCCGGAGGGAGAGGTGCACCCTGTGGAGGGTAACCCGTACAGAGATGTGTGGAAGTCGGTCTGCTGGGCACTGGCCAATGAG CCCAAACTGCACCAGTACGAAAAGGCGACTTACGCAGCTCTGAGTGGCAACCTGAAGGCGCTCCTGCCCGTCTGTCGAACCTGGTCTGATTACCTGTGGGCTTACCTGAAGGTGATGTTAGACACGCGTGTGGAGCAGGAGCTGAGGATTAGCTCTGTGGTGTTCAGGCCACTGGCAGAGTTACCTGCTGAGTACTTAGAGGCCAG ATATCACCTTGAAGGTATTTTCCAGGATATTGAAGTTGCTCCAAATGAT ATTGTGAAGAGACAGGCTTCCCAGTGGTATTGTCAGCTACAGAAACACGTAATCTTGGGAGATGTTGATG GTCTTTTAGAGTTGATGCATTCCTGGACAAAAGATGAGAAGAAGTCCCCACCCCCACAGCTTATCCGATTTCTGGCGCATTTTACTCTTTTCCTTCGTAGTGTGGGTCAAATAACAAAG GAGGAACTTAGCTATGGGATTTTGGAAAAATATGTTGAATTCCTCATAAGTGACCAGCAGAAAAACCTGATTGCAACATATGTAGCCACACTGCCCCAGGAGTCACAGGTTAATTGGTATGCCAGATTTCTTGAAG ATGTTCAGGATAAAGAAGACCGTCAGCATTGCCTGGCCTTAGCCTCTGAATCTGGCCTGGATATCCCACGGATCACCAAAACTGTGGTAGAGAATATCCGCACCAGACAGATGACAGGACATGTATCAGCCGTTGATACTGAGTTTGACAAGGCCACTACTGAG GAGGACCGTCAGAAAATCGAAGCCATGGATTGGTTGGTGTTTGATTCGTCCCAGAGGGCCGAGGCACTGAAGCAGGCCAATGCTGTCATGAGGGCTTTTATTG CTTTGTCCAAGCAAAGTGCTGCCCGTGAAGTGATGGAGAAGTTACCTCCTGACTCTATAGCTCTTGTCCAGAGGTCCTGGAAACTGCAG ACTGGTGAGGATGAGCTGCCGTCTGAGGATGACAATGCTGTCAGAGAGTTCATGTGCTTCAGGGCATATCTG GATGCTGTGGATTCTTTCAATGACTGGTTTCAACATTTCCACCATGGTAAACCCCCTAAACCAGACATTGTGCCCAGCTCTAACTTCTCAGAGAGAGTGGCGTTTGAACACAGGATGAAGCAGTACGAGGCAGAAGTGGGAAGGTGGAAACACAACCTGGCTGAACACACCAAG ACTGCAAAGGACAGGATGTACAATGTTCTGTTGTTTCCAGAAGGCTGGCTTATAGATCTTAAAGAG agtgGTGACGAGGGCCGTGTGAGTCAGCTCCAGTCCCTAAGGACACTCTGTATCCCAGTCCTGTGTTTTCTGCTCCATACTGTCCTTCACAACAGTCAACTCTATACCCAGTGCTTACAATTGGCTGATATAATTGCAGCAGAAGACAGACAGCTGTATAAA GTGTTTCAGAAGGAACAgttgcagaaactattaagaaGTTTGCAGGAATCTTCTGTTGGCCTGTTGAATCAAAACTTAGACCCTCTTGGATATGAGATGTTGTGA